One Blastopirellula marina genomic region harbors:
- a CDS encoding tyrosine-type recombinase/integrase: protein MFGKIVEYYEAFGTPADERNLHRDVKKFLGFLEECLAQPHLDDRIPVMLFCQDHPTFKAEFLETPYTSLGSPIYELPTKWKDRIARMEPAKLDKVPQTIEHWVEAYLKRVDARIEKDSAKSRRYKMANFKKYADLQSHISVIDNKYVETYHRHVEQSSVVRDTKISYFEAFKMMTRWCGRQDDCDLVTPTNLDSREYTFTEPMGTGRKRMQKKKLLWTKEEFDVALKLPEPYRCYCLLMLNCGFRHKDISELQHDDLHLNEGRIVIQRNKLKQQATAPVICYPLWQKTIEAIVAARKNMPSDRVYVFRNEDGGPVEGALKTWWTRNKHDHNLGHKRLDMLRKTGSTIIARFNQHLDEMYLGETLSTTTKIHYSFADGEPNHDLDKAIAHLGAQFGLAEEPTQTVELSADALEMLRRIQKSGKITKEAAAALKELNL, encoded by the coding sequence TTGTTCGGCAAGATCGTCGAATATTACGAGGCTTTCGGAACACCAGCCGATGAGCGAAATCTCCACCGAGATGTAAAGAAGTTTCTCGGTTTCTTGGAGGAATGCCTCGCCCAGCCACATCTCGACGACAGAATTCCAGTGATGCTTTTCTGCCAAGATCACCCAACCTTCAAGGCGGAATTTCTGGAAACGCCATACACCTCACTAGGTTCTCCAATCTACGAGCTTCCGACGAAATGGAAGGATCGAATCGCACGAATGGAGCCTGCCAAATTGGACAAGGTTCCTCAGACGATTGAACACTGGGTTGAGGCGTATCTAAAGCGAGTCGATGCTCGGATTGAAAAAGATTCGGCCAAGAGCCGTCGATACAAGATGGCAAACTTCAAGAAGTACGCAGACCTCCAGTCGCATATCTCGGTGATCGACAATAAATATGTGGAGACCTACCACCGACACGTTGAGCAAAGTTCGGTCGTCAGAGACACCAAGATCAGCTACTTCGAGGCTTTCAAAATGATGACCAGATGGTGTGGACGACAAGACGACTGTGATCTTGTGACTCCCACGAACCTCGATAGCAGAGAGTACACGTTCACCGAACCCATGGGGACTGGCCGCAAACGGATGCAGAAGAAGAAACTTCTGTGGACCAAGGAAGAGTTCGATGTGGCTCTCAAACTTCCAGAACCATATCGCTGCTATTGTCTCCTCATGTTGAACTGCGGCTTTCGCCATAAGGACATTTCTGAGCTTCAACATGATGACCTGCATTTGAACGAGGGCAGGATCGTCATCCAAAGGAATAAGCTAAAGCAACAGGCAACGGCTCCGGTGATCTGTTACCCGCTATGGCAAAAGACAATCGAGGCAATTGTCGCAGCAAGAAAGAACATGCCTTCTGATCGGGTCTACGTGTTTCGCAACGAAGACGGTGGACCTGTAGAGGGTGCGCTAAAGACATGGTGGACCAGAAACAAACACGATCACAATCTGGGGCATAAACGCCTCGACATGCTCCGCAAGACTGGCAGTACCATCATTGCTCGATTCAATCAGCATCTTGACGAGATGTACCTTGGAGAGACCCTCAGCACGACCACCAAGATTCATTATTCATTTGCCGATGGCGAACCCAATCATGATCTTGATAAAGCCATTGCTCATCTAGGAGCCCAATTCGGGCTTGCAGAGGAACCAACCCAGACGGTTGAACTTTCTGCCGATGCACTAGAGATGCTTCGTCGTATCCAAAAAAGTGGTAAGATTACTAAGGAAGCAGCAGCGGCATTGAAAGAACTGAATCTATGA